A stretch of Girardinichthys multiradiatus isolate DD_20200921_A chromosome 20, DD_fGirMul_XY1, whole genome shotgun sequence DNA encodes these proteins:
- the lrrn1 gene encoding leucine-rich repeat neuronal protein 1, producing the protein MARRNIDSCPQVFVGLILVSVALSVVQSNECPQLCVCEVRPWFTPQSTYREAITVDCNDLRLTRIPGNLFSETQVLLLQSNYIARTSEELEQLFNLTELDLSQNNFSTIKDVGLTNMSQLTTLHLEENQIVEMPDYCLQDLSNLQELYINHNHISTISPNAFSGLHNLLRLHLNSNKLKTINSQWFDSTPNLEILMIGENPVVGIMDFNFKPLGNLRSLVLAAMDLKDIPGNAFVGLDNLESLSFYDNKLVGVPQKALQKLPNLKFLDLNKNPVHKIQEGDFKNMLRLKELGINNMGELVSIDRYALDNLPELTKLEATNNPKFSYINRQAFRDVPALESLMLNNNALNALYQSSVDVLPNLREISIHSNPLRCDCVIQWMGSNKTTVRFMEPLSMFCSMPPEVRGMHVREVLQKRLLNQCLPLISHDTFPTHLNLEIGMTLDLDCRAISQPEPEIYWVTPMGNKIMTDTVSDKYSLSKEGTLRISHIQIEDSGRYTCVAQNSEGVDTKVTAIKVNGTLLDNTQLLKIYIKQTESHSILVSWKISSNIMASNLKWSSATMKIDNPHITYTARVPVDVHEYNLTHLQPATEYEVCLTVSSIQQQPQKSCVNVTTKQATFAVEISDQGTNTALAAVMGTMFAIISLVLLGVYTAKRWKRKNYHHSLKKYMQKTSSIPLNELYPPLINLWEADSEKEKEGNSETKPSQVDTTRSYYMW; encoded by the coding sequence ATGGCTAGACGAAATATAGACAGCTGTCCTCAGGTTTTTGTTGGCCTGATTCTGGTTTCTGTAGCACTTTCTGTTGTTCAGAGCAATGAGTGCCCCCAGCTGTGTGTATGTGAGGTCCGACCCTGGTTCACCCCTCAGTCCACCTACAGAGAAGCCATAACAGTGGATTGCAATGACCTTCGCCTAACACGGATCCCAGGAAACCTGTTCAGTGAAACCCAGGTTCTCCTCTTACAGAGCAACTACATTGCCAGGACCAGTGAGGAACTGGAGCAACTCTTTAACCTGACAGAACTGGACCTATCTCAAAATAACTTCAGTACAATTAAAGATGTTGGTCTCACCAACATGTCCCAGCTCACTACACTTCATCTAGAAGAGAACCAGATCGTGGAAATGCCCGACTACTGTCTGCAAGATCTTAGCAATCTGCAGGAACTCTACATCAACCACAATCACATCAGCACTATTTCTCCCAATGCCTTCTCTGGGCTTCATAATTTACTCAGGCTTCACCTTAATTCGAACAAGCTCAAAACCATCAACAGTCAGTGGTTTGATTCTACGCCAAATCTAGAGATTCTCATGATTGGAGAGAACCCTGTTGTTGGAATTATGGACTTTAACTTCAAGCCGCTGGGCAATCTGAGAAGTCTGGTATTAGCTGCAATGGATTTGAAAGATATTCCTGGAAATGCCTTTGTGGGACTTGACAATCTCGAGAGCCTCTCCTTCTATGACAACAAGCTGGTTGGAGTACCTCAGAAAGCCCTTCAGAAACTACCTAATCTGAAATTTCtggatttaaacaaaaatccagtGCACAAGATTCAGGAGGGCGATTTCAAGAACATGCTTAGATTGAAAGAATTAGGGATAAATAACATGGGAGAGTTAGTTTCAATTGACCGTTATGCTTTGGACAATCTTCCTGAGCTCACTAAACTAGAAGCAACAAACAACCCTAAGTTCTCCTATATTAATCGCCAGGCCTTTCGGGATGTCCCAGCTTTGGAGAGCCTAATGCTAAACAACAACGCCCTAAATGCCCTCTATCAGTCCAGTGTGGATGTTCTCCCTAACTTGCGAGAGATCAGCATCCATAGCAACCCTCTGCGTTGTGACTGTGTCATCCAATGGATGGGTTCCAACAAAACCACAGTCCGATTTATGGAGCCGCTATCTATGTTTTGCTCCATGCCACCAGAGGTCAGGGGTATGCATGTCCGTGAAGTGCTGCAGAAAAGGTTATTAAACCAGTGTTTGCCCCTGATTTCTCATGATACTTTCCCCACCCACCTCAATTTAGAAATTGGAATGACCTTGGATTTGGACTGCAGAGCTATTTCCCAGCCTGAGCCTGAAATCTACTGGGTGACACCGATGGGAAACAAGATTATGACTGACACTGTATCTGACAAGTACAGCCTCAGCAAAGAGGGGACGCTGAGAATTTCCCATATCCAAATTGAAGACTCTGGCAGGTACACTTGTGTGGCTCAAAACTCTGAAGGAGTCGACACAAAAGTGACAGCGATAAAGGTCAACGGCACTCTGTTAGACAACACGCAGCTCTTAAAAATCTACATCAAACAGACAGAATCTCACTCAATCCTTGTCTCCTGGAAAATAAGTTCAAACATCATGGCCTCCAACCTCAAATGGTCATCTGCAACAATGAAAATTGACAACCCTCATATTACGTACACTGCCAGAGTACCCGTGGACGTGCATGAGTACAATCTCACccatctgcagccagcaaccGAGTATGAAGTGTGTCTCACTGTATCCAGCATCCAACAACAACCGCAGAAGTCCTGTGTTAACGTTACAACGAAGCAAGCGACCTTCGCAGTGGAAATATCTGATCAAGGGACCAACACTGCTCTCGCAGCAGTCATGGGAACAATGTTTGCAATCATCAGCCTGGTTTTACTGGGTGTGTACACTGCTAAGAGgtggaaaaggaaaaattatCACCATTCTCTAAAGAAGTATATGCAGAAAACCTCATCGATACCGTTAAATGAGCTGTACCCTCCTCTCATTAACCTGTGGGAGGCAGAcagtgaaaaggaaaaagaaggcAACTCAGAGACCAAACCCAGCCAGGTCGACACCACACGCAGTTACTACATGTGGTGA